In one window of Cytophagaceae bacterium ABcell3 DNA:
- a CDS encoding fibrobacter succinogenes major paralogous domain-containing protein translates to MVRVFTLVAFTVVTCFNLFAQAPKQFSYQAVIRNEANEPLKEKEVGIRLSILAGSPEGDAVFEETHQIYTNEAGLISLHIGAGDIVSGELASIEWHDGTYFIKTEADPDGGSDYDIVGVSQLLSVPYAIYSDKSDHANNAKKSEEAEHAAHADHAAESDVATRADTARYAANADTSALADTANYAGTAGKLVMRSPSGEEFQISINEEGNLLVHSEVEDIEGNKYKAIKIGSQIWMAENLRTSTYNNGDEISEIRDQEIWGSLTAGAWCYYDNDEEYNEPYGKLYNWYAVDSDRGLCPDGWRMPSEEDWEQLFKATGGMETADERTETFYMLASKKDWEFSNGRNTSGFNGYPAGLRNANRFFNFGINSSYWTSTEVDEEEARSSDLISEQMILPAPGGAIIITEVSLDDRLKVLGRSVRCIKEQ, encoded by the coding sequence ATGGTAAGAGTTTTTACACTCGTAGCTTTTACAGTTGTTACTTGTTTTAATTTGTTTGCGCAAGCACCGAAGCAGTTTAGTTACCAAGCAGTAATAAGAAATGAAGCCAATGAGCCTCTAAAAGAAAAGGAAGTTGGTATAAGATTAAGTATACTAGCAGGAAGCCCTGAAGGTGATGCTGTATTTGAAGAAACGCATCAAATATACACAAACGAAGCGGGTCTCATCAGTCTGCATATTGGTGCAGGTGATATTGTTTCCGGTGAATTGGCATCTATTGAATGGCATGATGGGACATATTTTATCAAGACAGAAGCAGACCCTGATGGGGGATCGGACTATGACATAGTGGGCGTTAGCCAATTGCTCAGTGTTCCTTATGCGATTTACTCTGATAAATCGGATCATGCAAACAATGCCAAGAAATCAGAAGAGGCAGAGCATGCCGCGCACGCTGACCATGCTGCAGAGTCTGATGTGGCGACTAGGGCAGACACTGCAAGGTATGCGGCAAATGCAGATACATCGGCTCTGGCTGACACGGCTAATTATGCAGGTACAGCCGGAAAGTTAGTTATGAGGAGCCCGTCCGGTGAGGAGTTTCAGATTTCTATCAATGAAGAAGGGAATCTGCTTGTGCATTCTGAAGTTGAGGATATCGAAGGTAATAAATACAAAGCGATAAAGATTGGCAGTCAGATTTGGATGGCAGAGAATCTTAGGACTTCTACTTATAATAACGGTGATGAAATTTCAGAAATACGCGACCAGGAAATATGGGGCAGTTTGACCGCAGGGGCTTGGTGCTACTATGACAATGATGAAGAATACAACGAACCTTATGGAAAGCTTTATAATTGGTATGCAGTCGACAGCGACCGGGGATTGTGCCCAGATGGTTGGCGTATGCCTTCAGAAGAAGACTGGGAACAGTTGTTTAAAGCTACCGGGGGAATGGAAACAGCGGATGAAAGAACGGAAACTTTTTATATGCTTGCAAGCAAAAAAGATTGGGAATTTAGCAATGGCAGGAATACCTCGGGATTCAATGGTTATCCTGCAGGTTTAAGAAATGCCAATAGGTTTTTTAATTTTGGAATTAACAGTTCTTATTGGACTTCCACAGAAGTAGACGAAGAAGAAGCTAGAAGTAGTGACTTGATTAGTGAACAAATGATTCTTCCCGCTCCAGGTGGAGCTATCATTATTACAGAAGTCTCATTGGACGATCGGTTGAAAGTGTTAGGCCGTTCTGTTCGGTGCATTAAAGAGCAGTAA
- a CDS encoding universal stress protein, with translation MKIRTILFPTDFSVNAENAMEYAVQLADRYKASLLLFHSFHMPVIRTDVPLEEMEKQVDLAEKEAKKKLQQMQQSIQKKFPDLSSMIVVRRGFTVENIINLLDEQYIDMIVMGTKGASGIKEIVLGSITGDVIAKAECPVLAIPEDAKYRPFKNMAYAVDHNNPDCEPLSYLVKLALSFDAEAKLVSVLEDGDIQNDKIKEELKSKVAEQVNYASIKVEIVSDKDVLHGINKYVEENHPDLLVMATRKKSLLDKLFKGSLTKKMAFHTHLPLLALHSS, from the coding sequence ATGAAGATCAGGACTATCCTTTTCCCTACAGATTTTTCTGTTAATGCTGAAAATGCGATGGAATATGCTGTACAATTGGCAGACAGATACAAAGCTTCTCTTCTGTTGTTTCACTCTTTTCATATGCCTGTCATCAGAACCGATGTACCGCTGGAAGAAATGGAGAAACAGGTAGACCTTGCCGAGAAAGAGGCTAAAAAGAAGCTTCAGCAGATGCAGCAGTCAATTCAAAAAAAGTTTCCTGATTTAAGTTCTATGATAGTGGTTCGTAGAGGGTTTACCGTTGAAAATATCATAAACCTGCTAGATGAACAGTATATAGACATGATAGTAATGGGAACCAAAGGGGCTTCAGGGATCAAAGAAATCGTATTGGGAAGTATAACCGGTGATGTGATTGCGAAAGCAGAATGTCCTGTATTGGCCATTCCTGAAGATGCTAAGTATAGGCCTTTTAAAAACATGGCTTATGCTGTAGACCATAATAACCCAGACTGTGAACCGCTGTCTTATCTTGTAAAACTTGCTTTGAGCTTTGATGCAGAAGCCAAACTAGTGAGTGTTTTAGAAGATGGAGATATTCAAAACGATAAAATAAAAGAAGAATTGAAGTCGAAAGTTGCTGAACAGGTAAACTATGCCAGTATAAAAGTAGAAATAGTCAGTGACAAAGATGTTTTGCATGGCATTAACAAATATGTGGAAGAAAACCATCCTGACTTATTGGTTATGGCAACACGCAAAAAAAGCTTACTTGACAAACTGTTCAAGGGCAGCTTGACCAAAAAAATGGCATTTCACACCCATTTACCCTTACTAGCTTTGCATTCTTCTTAA
- a CDS encoding translocation/assembly module TamB domain-containing protein, with translation MFIILAMITLLLGVYIAIRIPQVQQYALGHINSFLQKELETNINIGEMKLDPLRQLVLQNVYIEDQAGDTLFYSRRLRVDFDILPLLDKKVNLEIAELNGAVTNIYRHQEEEGFNYQFIVDYFASDEPAEPSDWVFQAEALLLKNLKLDYLDQPSGVEVNGHTQRVLVNIDDLGLENNHLVVSYAALHRFDVTLNQLEGERSPKTTQVPDTSGTDDFFITIDVIDLTQSAFAYNDFNEDPVAEGMDFNRLSVMDISGAFKNIALHGDSIKGELKKLSLQEKSGFVLNDLSLLLTMDAPGLDVKVTQLSTPHSHLDSLVHVQIPELSTIGEQISELKTYADFGQTTISLKDIWYFAPDLEIPDELQGTDIQLTGRLRGNVGDLTFNDFSIGLDQARLAGNLKVSGLPEYETAHIDLHVKEGLVRQKFLGGFLPPDEELPVNIRALGTITTSGRIAGQLHDVSAKLQTHTALGFIGTDIKAKTDKDFNLKSHSGTVQVKRFQTGRLLQTEEVGTVTASLAFIGFGNDIRSFDAEVKSAFFNNYTYQNVKAAGSFVNQQLTADIVTADPNLQTDFSAKVDMRSPQMHYVINGDFQHVNLHELKLSEDTFCLSAGIYADLKGTDIDDIVGEAHVKNFRVENPKLQYTLESVVVLSELNNGRRNLTLASPILDASLRGDFSYSDIPAAAAYFVSSYTSAISAPEAKVHSLNFDISVRNISDLLEVFAPDVEQFDTLHVAGTLRGDAHALTMKAFVGEFVYNGQQVNKLLLDVDGGRDSLHFHVRSDVYNTGSFAISDPSVNGSLFNDSLFVNVKANHQGEDNSIDIDALLTHRLDTFKATMPRAIITLGGNNWKLEPNNTILYAEEYLAINDLVMSHADQKLAINTRRKKNMSDLVSVQMEKIKIEGLAELLDIQEYDLRGQINGDVSIINPLAGLGANANLTMDSVFVGSEPVGTITLHADKLENKGRVDTDLTVKGHGNDARVSGYLDGGTAPASIDFAVSIREFAIARLQPFLKDIFFAMEGNMEANLKIKGTVDHPGITGNVLFKDRNMLGLTMTQTNYKVTDQEIIFNKESIEFKDFTLKDMRDRSALVNGLIRHKNFEDIFMDVKFTADQFELIDSPRRSDALFFGKLIATVKMGVKGPIDDMDIDLGLTTEKGTDLHLQLLADQNVIRPQYIVFKGETDAEGVQRSLLPGSDQREDRQAPALDIARYNFRSRITLTPEASFTIVVDPANGDKVTARGEGDLQLSMDEDQNINLFGSMAIKEGIYSMSFLNVINREFRVRSGSTISWAGDPEDPNLNITALYETRAARIDLVPDMIDMMSPEEVRAARRNLPVRVAMTMTGDLSEPRIGFDIEIPEATAAADAAVVNQRVEQIRNDETELNKQVFGLVVLNRFIYDGAGSTDTGEESVLLGQAGQSVSRILNKQLENLSDQFLGGVELEVNVQSLDQREGPFAQNIELQASRQISQRVTVTAGGTVNVGTPERSGQFAGDYAVLYRINESGNVNIRFFRTSQHNLYTDNLNTRTGVSINHHKDFDSIRDLWPW, from the coding sequence ATGTTTATTATACTTGCAATGATTACCCTTTTGTTGGGGGTATATATTGCCATTAGGATCCCTCAGGTTCAGCAGTATGCATTAGGGCATATTAACAGCTTTTTACAGAAGGAGCTGGAAACAAATATTAACATCGGGGAAATGAAGTTGGATCCGCTCCGTCAGCTAGTTTTACAAAATGTGTATATAGAAGACCAGGCCGGCGATACACTATTTTACAGTAGAAGACTTCGTGTGGATTTTGATATACTTCCTCTTTTAGATAAAAAGGTCAATTTAGAGATTGCTGAACTCAATGGAGCTGTAACTAATATTTACCGGCATCAGGAAGAGGAAGGGTTTAATTATCAGTTTATTGTAGACTATTTTGCATCGGATGAGCCAGCAGAGCCATCGGATTGGGTGTTTCAGGCTGAAGCATTGTTGCTGAAAAACCTCAAACTCGATTATTTAGATCAGCCAAGCGGAGTAGAGGTAAACGGGCATACCCAAAGAGTTTTGGTTAATATAGACGACCTAGGGTTGGAGAACAACCACCTTGTTGTAAGCTATGCCGCTCTCCATAGGTTTGATGTAACTTTAAACCAGCTAGAGGGAGAAAGGTCTCCAAAAACTACCCAGGTGCCAGACACTTCAGGTACAGACGATTTTTTTATTACGATAGATGTTATTGACCTGACCCAATCTGCTTTTGCCTATAATGACTTTAATGAAGATCCTGTGGCAGAAGGCATGGACTTTAATAGATTGTCTGTGATGGATATCTCAGGAGCCTTTAAAAATATTGCCTTACATGGCGATTCCATTAAGGGCGAGCTTAAGAAACTTTCATTGCAGGAGAAGAGTGGGTTTGTGCTTAATGATCTTTCTCTTTTACTAACAATGGATGCGCCAGGTTTGGATGTTAAAGTGACTCAATTATCTACGCCTCATTCGCACTTAGATAGCTTGGTTCATGTGCAAATTCCGGAGTTGTCTACTATAGGAGAGCAAATTTCAGAGCTAAAAACTTATGCAGATTTTGGGCAGACAACTATTTCCCTAAAGGATATATGGTATTTTGCCCCAGATTTAGAAATCCCGGACGAACTACAAGGGACGGATATTCAATTGACTGGTAGGCTGCGAGGGAATGTGGGTGACTTGACTTTTAATGATTTTAGCATTGGCCTTGACCAGGCACGGTTGGCAGGGAATCTTAAAGTTTCGGGTCTTCCTGAATATGAAACAGCGCATATTGACCTTCATGTCAAAGAAGGACTCGTGCGGCAAAAGTTCCTTGGTGGTTTTCTCCCGCCTGACGAGGAGTTGCCTGTAAACATTCGTGCCCTCGGAACTATTACCACAAGTGGGCGTATTGCTGGTCAACTTCATGATGTATCGGCAAAACTGCAAACTCATACAGCTCTTGGTTTTATAGGTACAGATATTAAGGCTAAAACAGATAAGGATTTTAATTTAAAATCACATTCAGGAACTGTACAGGTAAAACGGTTCCAAACTGGCAGGTTGCTTCAAACAGAAGAAGTAGGGACTGTTACGGCATCGTTGGCATTTATAGGTTTTGGCAATGACATTAGAAGCTTTGATGCTGAGGTTAAGTCTGCGTTTTTTAACAATTACACCTATCAGAACGTGAAAGCAGCCGGTAGTTTTGTAAACCAACAGTTAACAGCAGACATAGTTACAGCGGACCCTAACCTTCAAACAGATTTTTCCGCAAAAGTAGATATGCGTTCCCCTCAGATGCATTATGTCATAAATGGTGATTTTCAACATGTCAATTTACACGAGTTAAAGCTAAGTGAAGATACCTTTTGTTTAAGCGCTGGTATATATGCGGATTTGAAGGGGACTGATATTGATGATATTGTCGGCGAGGCACATGTAAAAAACTTTCGTGTTGAGAACCCCAAACTGCAGTATACCCTTGAATCTGTTGTTGTATTATCTGAGCTGAACAATGGCAGGAGGAACTTAACGCTTGCTTCGCCTATTTTAGATGCTTCTTTACGTGGAGACTTTAGCTATTCTGACATACCTGCCGCGGCAGCGTATTTTGTTAGTAGCTATACGTCTGCCATTAGTGCGCCAGAAGCAAAAGTACACTCCTTAAACTTTGATATATCTGTAAGAAATATTTCTGATTTGCTAGAGGTTTTTGCGCCAGATGTTGAGCAATTTGATACGTTGCATGTTGCAGGTACTTTACGTGGGGATGCCCATGCTTTGACAATGAAAGCTTTCGTAGGAGAGTTTGTTTATAATGGTCAGCAGGTCAATAAGCTATTGTTAGATGTCGACGGAGGTAGGGACAGCCTGCATTTTCACGTGCGCAGCGATGTCTACAATACAGGTTCATTTGCCATTAGCGACCCTAGTGTTAATGGCAGCTTATTTAATGATAGTTTATTTGTTAATGTTAAAGCCAATCACCAAGGTGAAGACAATAGCATTGATATAGATGCGCTTCTTACGCATAGGTTAGATACTTTTAAAGCAACCATGCCTCGTGCCATTATTACTTTGGGTGGGAATAACTGGAAATTGGAGCCAAACAATACAATATTGTATGCAGAGGAATATCTCGCCATCAATGACTTAGTAATGTCTCATGCAGATCAAAAGCTGGCAATTAATACCCGGAGGAAAAAGAATATGTCCGATCTGGTCAGCGTGCAGATGGAAAAAATAAAAATTGAAGGCCTGGCAGAGCTTTTAGATATTCAGGAATATGACCTTCGAGGGCAAATCAATGGGGATGTAAGTATTATAAACCCTTTAGCAGGACTAGGTGCCAATGCAAATTTAACCATGGACAGTGTGTTTGTGGGTAGTGAACCTGTCGGCACTATTACGCTTCATGCAGATAAACTGGAAAATAAAGGTAGAGTCGATACGGATCTTACGGTTAAAGGCCATGGAAACGATGCCAGGGTTTCTGGATATCTTGATGGTGGAACGGCGCCTGCATCTATTGATTTTGCCGTCAGTATTAGAGAGTTTGCTATTGCGCGCTTGCAACCATTTTTAAAAGATATATTCTTTGCCATGGAGGGGAACATGGAGGCAAATCTAAAGATTAAAGGTACTGTCGATCATCCTGGTATCACAGGAAACGTCCTGTTTAAAGATCGGAATATGCTTGGTTTGACCATGACGCAAACCAATTACAAAGTCACAGACCAAGAAATCATATTTAACAAAGAATCTATAGAATTTAAGGACTTTACGCTAAAAGATATGCGTGACAGGTCTGCCTTGGTCAATGGACTTATACGCCATAAAAACTTTGAAGATATTTTTATGGATGTCAAATTTACGGCAGACCAGTTTGAATTAATAGATAGCCCCCGGAGATCTGATGCATTGTTTTTTGGCAAATTGATCGCTACCGTTAAAATGGGAGTTAAAGGCCCAATAGATGACATGGACATAGACTTGGGGCTAACTACAGAAAAGGGGACGGATTTACATCTTCAACTTTTAGCAGATCAAAATGTAATACGGCCTCAGTATATAGTTTTTAAAGGTGAAACGGATGCCGAAGGGGTCCAGCGTTCTCTTTTACCTGGCTCAGATCAGCGCGAAGACCGGCAAGCGCCTGCTCTGGATATCGCGAGGTATAATTTCCGTAGCCGGATTACCTTAACACCAGAGGCTTCTTTTACTATTGTTGTAGACCCAGCTAATGGAGATAAGGTCACCGCTAGGGGAGAAGGGGACTTGCAGCTAAGTATGGATGAAGACCAAAACATTAACCTTTTTGGTTCTATGGCCATCAAAGAGGGTATTTACTCCATGTCTTTTCTTAATGTTATAAACCGGGAGTTTCGTGTGAGGTCGGGCAGTACTATTAGTTGGGCGGGAGACCCTGAGGATCCTAATCTTAATATTACCGCATTGTATGAGACCAGGGCTGCGCGAATAGACCTAGTTCCTGATATGATAGATATGATGTCGCCAGAAGAAGTAAGGGCTGCAAGACGGAACTTGCCCGTTAGGGTAGCCATGACCATGACTGGTGACCTTAGTGAACCTCGTATAGGTTTTGATATAGAGATCCCCGAAGCTACAGCGGCAGCAGATGCGGCTGTTGTCAATCAGCGGGTAGAGCAGATCCGAAACGACGAAACTGAGCTTAATAAGCAAGTATTTGGCTTGGTAGTCCTCAATAGATTTATTTATGATGGAGCTGGCTCTACTGATACCGGAGAGGAAAGTGTGCTCCTTGGACAAGCAGGTCAAAGTGTCAGCAGGATATTGAACAAGCAGCTAGAGAACCTCAGTGACCAGTTTTTGGGAGGCGTAGAACTCGAAGTGAATGTGCAGTCGCTTGACCAAAGAGAAGGGCCTTTTGCACAGAATATCGAATTACAGGCTTCCCGTCAGATTTCCCAAAGGGTAACAGTGACCGCGGGTGGAACTGTAAATGTAGGAACTCCCGAACGGTCAGGGCAATTTGCAGGGGATTATGCTGTCTTATATAGAATTAATGAATCAGGCAATGTCAATATACGGTTTTTTAGAACCAGTCAACACAATTTATATACAGACAATCTCAATACCCGCACAGGTGTTTCTATAAACCACCATAAGGATTTTGATTCAATTAGGGATTTATGGCCTTGGTAG
- a CDS encoding RNA ligase family protein: MSLSQKYGRTYHYSFSPGTTSDDRIRFDYWEDMSSIKEVIHTEKLDGENTCLNKYGVFARSHVAPTAHPWAGYLKQKWEIIKYDLGDLEFFGENLYAIHSIRYIELPEHFFVFGIREKDRWLSWEETCFYSSLLDFPVVPVLKKVCPLDRKAFENEILALVKKPGVFGTEDVVTESPCTMEGIVTRNMGGYSTSSFMHNVFKYVRKGHVKTTEHWARNWKRAPLNWEKSR, translated from the coding sequence ATGAGTCTTTCACAGAAATACGGGAGGACTTATCATTATTCCTTTTCGCCTGGCACGACCAGTGATGACCGGATCAGGTTTGACTATTGGGAAGATATGTCCTCTATAAAAGAAGTAATACATACAGAAAAATTAGATGGTGAAAATACCTGCCTAAATAAGTATGGCGTATTTGCCAGATCGCATGTTGCTCCGACTGCTCACCCATGGGCGGGCTACTTAAAGCAAAAATGGGAGATAATTAAATATGACCTTGGTGATTTAGAGTTTTTTGGCGAAAACCTATATGCTATTCATTCAATACGATACATAGAATTGCCGGAACATTTTTTTGTATTTGGAATACGGGAAAAAGACCGTTGGCTCTCATGGGAAGAGACTTGCTTTTATTCCTCTTTGCTTGACTTCCCGGTGGTGCCTGTGTTAAAAAAGGTTTGCCCTTTAGATCGAAAAGCGTTTGAAAACGAAATACTTGCATTGGTTAAAAAGCCTGGGGTTTTCGGTACAGAAGATGTTGTGACTGAGTCTCCATGTACAATGGAAGGAATTGTAACTAGAAATATGGGTGGTTACAGCACCAGTAGCTTTATGCATAATGTTTTCAAGTACGTTAGAAAAGGGCATGTTAAAACTACGGAGCATTGGGCAAGAAATTGGAAACGAGCTCCATTAAACTGGGAAAAAAGTAGGTAG